TTTGTTGCATTTATCTGCATACAATGAACAAGTAATTAACAAACTCACTATTTAGAAGAGCTTTGTGTAACCTACAGCAAGATTCCAACCCAAAACACTGATCAGTAAGaagcaaaataaaagcaaaaatgacCTAACACACATCATACGTCTTCCAGAAGTAATCTGaaaaaattacaattttaaagtcgTGTAGCATAATACATTATTGATAGAGAAAGTATTGAGAATTCAGCCAAAACtatatgtttgttaaatataggtgcgcaacaattattggcacccttttagtcaatactttgtgctagctccctgtgccaagataacagctctgagtcttcacctataacgctgatgaggttggagaatacacggcgagggatctgagagcgttcctccatacagaacctctccagatccttcacattttgcggtccacgctggtggactctcctcttcagttcaccccacagggtttctatggggttcaggtcaggggactgggatggtcagggcaggaccttgattttgtggtcagtaaaacatttctgtgttgattttgatgatgttttggatcatcgtcctgctggaagatccaaccacggcccatttgaatctttctggcagaggcagtcaggttttcatttaatatctgttgatatttgatagagtccatgatgccatgtgtcctaacaaaatgtccaggtcctctgcagaaaaacagcccaaaacattaaagatcctcctccatatttaaccgtgggcatgagggacttttccatacggctacctctctgtgtgaccaaaaccacctctgtgtttattaccaaaaagctctattctggtttcatctgaccgtagaacccgatcccatttgcagttccagtagtgtctgcacactgaagatgcttgagtttgtttttggatgagagtagaggcttttttcctgaaacccttccaaacagcttgtggtgatgtcggtgacttcagattgtagttttggagactttctgaccccaagacacaactaacatctgcagttctccagctgtgatccttggagatttttatccactcgaaccgtcctcttcacagtgcgctgagacgatacagacacacgtccaattccaggtcgattcataacatttccagtggactggaacttcttaattattgccctaatggtgaaacgggcgttttcaatgcttgtgctattttcttatagacacgccccattgtgtgaagctcaacaaccttttgctgcacatcacagctacattcctcgctcttacccattggtatgaatgactaagggaatttggcctgtgtgttacctcatatttatacccctgtgaaacaggaagtcatgattgaacaatttcctattcttagtcacccaggtgtactaaaaacataaaaaatgtcaatgggaatatgcttcaaatatatttttctcttatGAATTTAtagtggtgccaataattgttgcacacctatatttaacaaagtgttgttttttttataaacctgtgttgtgtttgcaattgtttgatatccatgagagcagagtattttcttgatttttttttaacaaaatatcaaaaggttaaacaataaagacaattttacacaactttctttgttcatattaaacaagggtgccaatattagtggaggacactgtatgaTTTTAATATTGTATTTCTTTTCAGTTCTGGAGGTTTGGGAAGTGGGTGGATGTTGTGGTAGATGATAAATTACCCACAATCGATGGACAGCTGATCTTTGTTCACTGCAAAACTCGCAATGAGTTCTGGCCCGCGCTGCTGGAGAAAGCCTACGCCAAGTACatcacattcatttattcatgttcaTGGTTATTTCTTTTAGAGGTCTGAAATACTGTACTGTGTGGCTCCTATACACATGAtgtacatggtgtgtgtgtgtgtgtgtgtgtgtgtgtagagtgtgtggcTCCTATGCAGATCTTCATGGTGGATTTATATCTGAGGCTCTGTGCGATTTCACTGGAGGGGTGTATTTAACACTCAGACTGAAGGCAAATCATCCGGAGCACTGGGCTCTCCTGCACCGAGCAGCACAATACAAATCATCTATGGGCTGTGGATCACACCCAGGGGtaaacacacactctacaccagtggtcaccaaccctgttcctggagacctaccaaccataatggtgcccacctgaccatctactCACTGCCTTAAGAGGTTCCTGATCAACTTAAACAGGTGTTAggttttggttggagatgaaacctgcaggaaggaagatctccaggaagagggttggtgactactgctctatacacatttaacacacacGTCTGTTTATTCTGAAGGACTTTCATGCTAGATGAAGCTGATTCTACACTACAAAATACGCTAGGAATCTTGTTCTTTCACTTTAATAAACTGTTAGCACTTTGATATCACTTTGTGAAGACGTGTATGAGAGCGAGCGTGATCTGACTCGGCTAGTTTAGAGTCACCGCTCAAAGAGTTTGATCCTGACTTGATGCTGCTGAGGCCCAGAGTTGGACCTGGTGTTAAAGCCTTGCAGACGCTGCTGGAGACATCACATCCTCCACTGATTCATCATTAAGCTAATATTTTATCATCGTTAAGGTATGAGGAGATTCCACACTGCACTGCGCTCTCAGATAATCAAGGATTTTATCCAGACGAGTGCATATTGAGAATCGTCCTTAAATAGTGTAGTGCGATGATACACCATTGTATTATTTTCCACTTTTGTTGCACTGGTTTATTTCGTTCCCATGTTGACAGTGTAGCCTAAAAAGCATTGAACCTGAACTGTAATGAGGAGCCTGTGTGTAGCTGAAGTTCTTTACTACGCAAACTTAAACACGGTCTTGTCCTAAAATGCTTATTGTTTTCATTGTTGGAAAAGGTGACTAGTTGACTATGTCTTTTTTACAGGCCGACTAGTAAAATGTGTAGTCATGCAACCTCTAACACTCTCATCCGAATACACACATTATCATTACACACTGATGTACACACTTATTACGTGATGTGGGACACACACATAATTAACACCACTACACTCATACAGTGGTTAACTCACATCACTCCATGCATTCTTTCAGGCCACTTCTGCTAATACTGAGCTTGCCAACGGTATAGTGGAGGGTCACGCCTACGCCGTTACTGGAGTTACCAAGGTACGCATACTCTGCCTCAGACCCTGCTAATGCTCGGTGTGTGAAGCACCAATCACAGTGAGAAATATGATAATAACCAAATTCAATATAATCTTATTAACCGAATTCTAATGAAAAGACCAGACAGAATATTATACTcggtataaatgtgtgtgattaaactGTATTCTGTTTTTCAACACAGTTTTCCTGAATAGTTTTTTCACCAGTGAAATAAAATGGTTTCATATGAGACCGTTTAAgtgaatgaatttaaaaaaagtccacaaatagatttaaaaaaccTCGAGAATTCAGTTTAGTTCGGTTCAGTCGGTGGACATTATCACAACTACAACTCACccttacagaaatccggatatCGATTTACACCTGGTTCTGTGAGGTGGAAaaaaatgtgcgtgtgtgtgtgtgcgtgtgtgtgtgtgtgcgtgtgtgtgcgtgtgtgtgtttaacaggtAACCAGTGAAGGGAAACCAGTTAAACTGGTGCGTCTCCTGAATCCGTGGGGACATAAAGAGTGGAACGGTGACTGGAGTGACAGGTAGGAGCTCACACACTTTcataatcactgatcactgcacggatgtttgttttattctccTTCCTCATGATGACGTGCAGCGTTTCATCACGCCTGAggtaaaattaaattaatcatGACTCCCCACGGCACTTTATCATTACTCATTGTTTCACAACAATCGTAAAACTACAGTCGAAAGCGTGTTTCATGTGCATTATGTAATAATAGGGATAACAAATCAGGAAACTCTGAAACCTCCTCAACTTCTTGGTACATTGTATAAATGTGAGTCAGCTACCAACAATGCCAATATAACTcccaatataacaatatagcTGATATAACTcccaatataacaatatagcTGATATAACTcctaatataacaatataactgATATAACTcccaatataacaatatatctGATATAACTcccaatataacaatatagcTGATATAACTCCTAATATAACAATATAGCTGATATAACTcccaatataacaatatagcTGATATAACTcccaatataacaatatagcTGATATAACTcccaatataacaatatagcTGATATAACTCCTAATATAACAATATAGCTGATATAACTcccaatataacaatatagcTGATATAACTCCTAATATAACAATATAGCTGATATAACTCCTAATATAACAATATAGCTGATATAACTcccaatataacaatatagcTGATATAACTGATAAAGTTAAAGATCAAACATTTCTTCATTTACTTTCTattcatttcctctttttttcaaGTTTCTTTCCCAAAATGACATTACATGTCTTTCTCTGTTCTTCAGATCACCGCTGTGGGGATCTGTTAATGCCGAGGAACACAGAAAGCTGTTACAAATGAAAGACGATGGAGAGTTCTGGTATGtgtaatttatcattttatttacacaccgTGTCGTACAGAAATATTGGTGACCTTCCTGAAAAATAACACACTCTCAAACTAGGTTTGTTCGTGTTTTTACCGTTACACTGAATATTTTGTGAGTCCTGCCCCGGAGAGAACATCAGCCCTGAGTCTCTTCCTGTATTGTATAATAAGGCTGGAGACAGATGTCGAGCATCTCCTCCATGCACAACATGTTGAACTCGTTTACATTCAGTTTGTGCATGTGGACTTCACTCTTCAGCTCCACACACTTTCAGTAGAACACAAATCCAGAGACTGAGATCATTGCTAAACATTCAGTTTGTGTTAGTAGAATTGATAATGACCTCAATCTTCACAAGAACCCCAAACATCACTGATCCACCTCCAGGGGTTTTTAACTCGTGTTCACTCTCATTctatcaccaaacatgctgatgGTGTGCATGAGCTGTTCATCAGACCTCAAAAACATGATGCTGAAGGATCTAATGAGGCTTCATGTGGTGTTTCTCAGATGCTTTCAGGACAGGATTCCACACAGCACGTTGGAACGGAAGTGACggctgattaaaaaaattatacaaacacAGCAATGAAGAGAACTGTGAAATTCTAGTATTTATACACCAGGGAAATAGATTATGTATGAATGCATATGAAATAGATTATGTATGAATAGATTATGTATGAATTTCTAGCGTTCCTTCAGGGTATCATTCATGAAATAACTGAACCAACACAAATGGAATTTTGCAGTAACCAAGAACCAAGTGTTAAACAAATCATTCACACGTTCTGCATCTTCTCGACCTGCTTCTTCCAGGAGACTTTCTCACTGCTTCTCCTAAATTAATGAAAACTACTTATCTATGAAAACAATTAAAGTTGAAGTAAAAACTACTAATTAAAATATGGTACATTGTGATTCTTAAATAAACGTCTTCACATTTATATTGAAAACAGCCGGAACTTCACTGTATCTCTCATAAACTTGTGGTGCTTGTCTTTCTTCAGGATGTCAATGGAGGATTTCTGCAAAAACTTTTCTAATGTGGATATCTGCTGTCAGAGTCCAGCGTTTCTCGATGGATCGTCAGAAAGCAGCTGGACGACGGCAAGCTATCAAGGCCGGTGGGACGAGAAGACAGCCGGGGGATCCATGGAGTACAAACGTACGTATTTATGTACAACACAGTACATTTACCGGTAGATCTACcagatttactttatttatgatCGTGCTTGTTTTAGCACACTCGAACCATTTAAACTGCAGGAGAAAATGTGAAATGCCACGTTATACTCAGACAGTACTGCGTAGTTTAATTGGAGAAAGGGGGCGTGTCGATGAAGATCAGACACTAATGACAGGAGCATCAAGTCCATTGTCCCAGAATAGGTTCTGCATCAAGCACAACAAATTAGTTATCTTCTAATTATccaatcaattaatcaattaataaacaaattaattaattaattggaTCTCCGGGTCAAAGCGAGATGTGGACACAGATGTGGTGCTGTGAGAGGGTAAATGAGTATTGGCagagatgtatatatatatatatatatatatatatatatatatatatatatatatatatatatatatatatttgtggtGATTATTGTAATCATTTTCATGATTTCTATATTTAGAGAGTTTCTGGATGAACCCTCAGTATCGGGTGAAGATTCCTGCGATAGAGACGGACAAGACCAAAGCACATGAGTTTAACCTGCTGGTGTCTCTCATGCAGAAACCCAACAGCAGACACAGACGTCACATCCAAAACCATCCCTTTGGGTTCAGCGTGTTTGCGGTTAGTGTCTCCTCACAGTTTTAGCTGGTGTGtatgtgggggtggggggaaggGTGGAGGCATGGGGGAGGGGTGTGCTGTATTCTTAGAGTTGCACAACTACAACAGGTtcatgttaaaatgtttatttaggaATGAATGACTCCTGAAACCTGACTaaagaagagaaataaacaggCTAGCTCATTTGCATACAAACAATATTCACCTgacctgtttcttttttttttacttttggctTCATAAAACATTATTGTTCGAGAAGTGTGTTTAACATTATAAGATAACTGTGATACTAAGCCtctaacactaatactacaaAGCCCATGTGTGAAGGCAAGTCACAGTTCAGGTTCCTCTAGAAAAAAAACTGGATTCGATTCTAATTTATatcaaaacagaagaaaagctTATTTTATTGTTACCATGTTATTAACTGTTGGATTTGGAATAGTTATTGTTTGTTGTCTTACTATTTGAAAAATATTCACATTACTCCAACTAAAATAACATTTCTGACTGAAATGGATTGGAACGGTTTGAGTGAACGTTTGTTAAATCTGTTAATGAAGAGTTTCATGAAGCACTGACACGGCAAGTAATGATACTGtaacaagtgaaaatatcctgaATGTGTGAAAcatatgatttattttgatGGAGAGTATTAGAAATCATAAATGAAATCTAAGATTATTCTCATTCTGTTGGCAGATAATTTTCTTccttttagaaataaatgcttaaaagtTCAAACATTATTTTAAGCTGGAAATTATACAATAACTATTATAATAGAAAATACTAGATACGTTTAACTacatttaagatattttcacttgctaagatataattttttaacCAGCGCTATTCTGTTTGCTGTGTCTAAGATCAAATCAGACTAAACCACTGTTATTGCATGCACATTTTCAATATGTAGATGATCTGAACTGTGTTCTGTATCACTGTTAGCATTATTAATAGCAGTGATATTAtcagaaatgtaattaatataacatttattgTGTCTGTTTCATGAAATGTGGCTGAATTGTTTgtcttcctgatctttcaggtTCCTCCAGAGGTATgtaaagctttattttatatcctACAGCTCACATTATTACAGAGTTCCCACCAGGGCC
This genomic window from Ictalurus punctatus breed USDA103 chromosome 1, Coco_2.0, whole genome shotgun sequence contains:
- the LOC108268402 gene encoding calpain-1 catalytic subunit isoform X1, which encodes MPHLLEKDQDPDPDQHQDQMDAAGSRSSPERFLGQNYEELHRDFVKHKARFLDDKFPPNESSIGEGLLSDSEMARVEWRRPTKMVADPHLVVDGESRFDLAQGELGNCWFLAAIGAITFRRDIMAEIVPEGQSFRRDYAGIFHFRFWRFGKWVDVVVDDKLPTIDGQLIFVHCKTRNEFWPALLEKAYAKVCGSYADLHGGFISEALCDFTGGVYLTLRLKANHPEHWALLHRAAQYKSSMGCGSHPGATSANTELANGIVEGHAYAVTGVTKVTSEGKPVKLVRLLNPWGHKEWNGDWSDRSPLWGSVNAEEHRKLLQMKDDGEFWMSMEDFCKNFSNVDICCQSPAFLDGSSESSWTTASYQGRWDEKTAGGSMEYKQSFWMNPQYRVKIPAIETDKTKAHEFNLLVSLMQKPNSRHRRHIQNHPFGFSVFAVPPELEDKKSFPATFFTSSVLVAQSKIQSNTREVVEYLRLKPGHYLIVPFTHKPKDTASFLLTLHSKIKPH
- the LOC108268402 gene encoding calpain-1 catalytic subunit isoform X2, with amino-acid sequence MPHLLEKDQDPDPDQHQDQMDAAGSRSSPERFLGQNYEELHRDFVKHKARFLDDKFPPNESSIGEGLLSDSEMARVEWRRPTKMVADPHLVVDGESRFDLAQGELGNCWFLAAIGAITFRRDIMAEIVPEGQSFRRDYAGIFHFRFWRFGKWVDVVVDDKLPTIDGQLIFVHCKTRNEFWPALLEKAYAKVCGSYADLHGGFISEALCDFTGGVYLTLRLKANHPEHWALLHRAAQYKSSMGCGSHPGATSANTELANGIVEGHAYAVTGVTKVTSEGKPVKLVRLLNPWGHKEWNGDWSDRSPLWGSVNAEEHRKLLQMKDDGEFWMSMEDFCKNFSNVDICCQSPAFLDGSSESSWTTASYQGRWDEKTAGGSMEYKQSFWMNPQYRVKIPAIETDKTKAHEFNLLVSLMQKPNSRHRRHIQNHPFGFSVFAVPPELEDKKSFPATFFTSSVLVAQSKIQSNTREVVEYLRLKPGHYLIVPFTHKPKDTASFLLTLHSK
- the LOC108268402 gene encoding calpain-1 catalytic subunit isoform X3, whose amino-acid sequence is MDAAGSRSSPERFLGQNYEELHRDFVKHKARFLDDKFPPNESSIGEGLLSDSEMARVEWRRPTKMVADPHLVVDGESRFDLAQGELGNCWFLAAIGAITFRRDIMAEIVPEGQSFRRDYAGIFHFRFWRFGKWVDVVVDDKLPTIDGQLIFVHCKTRNEFWPALLEKAYAKVCGSYADLHGGFISEALCDFTGGVYLTLRLKANHPEHWALLHRAAQYKSSMGCGSHPGATSANTELANGIVEGHAYAVTGVTKVTSEGKPVKLVRLLNPWGHKEWNGDWSDRSPLWGSVNAEEHRKLLQMKDDGEFWMSMEDFCKNFSNVDICCQSPAFLDGSSESSWTTASYQGRWDEKTAGGSMEYKQSFWMNPQYRVKIPAIETDKTKAHEFNLLVSLMQKPNSRHRRHIQNHPFGFSVFAVPPELEDKKSFPATFFTSSVLVAQSKIQSNTREVVEYLRLKPGHYLIVPFTHKPKDTASFLLTLHSKIKPH